The segment ACGTGGAAATGACCGGCGTGGCGATGCTCTGCAGCAGGGTGCGCCAGGTGCGTGCCAGCTCGAACAGATAGATGGCGCGAATCGCGTAGACATTCATGTGCGGCTGCCCTTGACCAGACTGACGAAGATTTCCTCCAGCGAGCTCTGGCTCGACTGCAGGTCCTTGAAGTCGATGCCGTGCTCGTCGAGGCGCCGCAACAGTTCGGCGATCCCGGTGTGTTCATGCTGGGCATCGAAGGTATAGACCAGCTGCGTGCCGTCGGCCGAGAGCTCCAGGCGGTAGGCCGCAAGCGCCTCCGGAACGCGCTCCAGCGGTCGCTGCAGAATCAGCGTCAGCTGCTTCTTGCCGAGCTTGTGCATCAGCACCGCCTTGTCCTCGACGAGAATGATCTCGCCGCGGTTGATCACCCCGATGCGATCGGCCATTTCCTCGGCCTCTTCGATGTAGTGGGTGGTGAGGATGATGGTCACGCCACGCTCGCGCAGGCCGCGGACCATCTCCCACATGTCGCGGCGCAGCTCGACGTCGACGCCGGCGGTCGGCTCGTCGAGAAACAGAATCGTGGGTTCGTGCGAGAGCGCCTTGGCGATCATCACGCGGCGCTTCATGCCACCGGACAGATCGAGAATGCGCGCGTCGCGCTTGTCCCATAGCGACAGGTCTCGCAAGAGCTTCTCGATATAGGCATCATCTGGCGCCTTGCCGAACAGCCCGCGGGAAAAGCGCACGGTGGCCCAGACGCTTTCGAAGCCCTCGTTGTACAGCTCCTGGGGCACGAGCCCGATCTTCGAGCGCGAAGCCCGGTATTCACGAACGATGTCGTGGCCGTCGACCAGCACGCGCCCGCCGCCCGGGTTGACGATGCCGCAGATGATGCTGATCAGCGTGGTCTTGCCGGCACCGTTGGGGCCGAGCAGCGCAAAGATCTCGCCCCTGTGGATTTCGAGGTCGATGCGTTTGAGCGCCGGGTGCCCGGAGGCATAGGTCTTGGTGAGCTGCTGGATGGATATCACGGATTGCACGGGCTCTTCGCTCCGAAAGGGGCCAGGGGCCGATTGTAGAAAAAAACCGCGACCCAGGGCCTGTCCCGCTGAACCGGGAAGAACCTGACGCCGGTCATATCGGTATGTCACCGGAGGCGCATGCTTGCGCATGAGCCGTATGGAACCTTGCGCGAGGAGGCGCGATGAAACCCATCAAACTGACCTTTATCGGGCTGTTCGCCGCGCTGGTCGCGCTCTGGCTGATGGCCGATGACCTGCTGATCGAGCCGCTCAAGTTCTGGCCCTTGCGCTCGACCATGGTTCATTTCAGCGGCGTACTGGTGATGGGGGCAATGAGCGTGGCGATCTTCCTCGCCGCACGCCCGGTGCGCATGGAGCCGCTGTTCGACGGGCTCGACAAGACCTACCGCCTGCACAAATGGCTGGGCATCGCCAGCCTGGTGCTGGCGGTGATCCACTGGGGCTGGGCACAGATCCCCAAGTGGCTGGTCGGCTTCGGCTGGCTGGAGCGTCCGGCGCGGCGCGGCGCCCGGCAAGCCCAGGAAGGCCTGGCCGGCCTGCTGCAAAGCCAGCGCGGGCTGGCCGAAACGATCGGCGAATGGGCCTTCTATGGGGCGGCCCTGCTGATCGTGCTGGCTTTGATCAAACGCTTTCCCTACCGCTGGTTCTTCAAGACCCACCGCTGGCTGGCGGCGCTCTATCTGCTGCTGGTCTTCCATTCCGTGGTGCTGATGCCGTTCGCCTACTGGCGTACCCCGCTCGGCCTGGTCATGGGCCTGCTGCTGGCAGCCGGCAGCTGGGCCGCGGTCCTGTCGCTGTCGCGCCAGGTCGGGCGCAAGCACAAGGTAGTCGGACGCATCGAACAGCTCACCTACCACAAGGACAACCGCGTGCTGCAGGTCGATATCGGCCTGGAGGGCGCATGGCCCGGGCACAAGGCCGGCCAGTTCGCCTTTGTCACCTTCGACCCGGCCGAAGGCCCGCACCCGTTCAGCATTTCCTCGGCCTGGCGCAACGACGGCAAGCTCACCTTTGCCATCAAGGGCATCGGCGATTACACCCGCAGCCTGCCGCAGCGCCTGCAGCAAGACGATGCCGTGACCGTGGAGGGGCCCTATGGCTGCTTCGATTTCCGCGGGCGGCGCAACGAGCAGATCTGGGTCGCCGGCGGTATCGGCATCGCGCCGTTCATCGGCCGCCTGCAGGCATTGGCGCTGACCGGCGGGGGCAGCAACGTCGAGCTGTTCTATTGCACCAGCGAACCGGATCAGGCCTTCATCGAGCGCATTCGCCAACTGGCCGAACAGGCCCGCGTGCGCCTGCACCTGATGGTCTCCAGGCAGGACGGGCGCCTGACGCCTGAACGCCTGCGGCAAATGGCGCCTTCCTGGAAGAATGCCGATGTCTGGTTCTGCGGGCCGGCAAGCTTCGGCCAGAGCCTGCGTGACGATCTGATCGCCCGCGGCCTGTCGCTGCAGGACTTCCATCAGGAACTGTTCAACATGCGCTGACGCACGGCGCGACCGCCCCCGGCGGGCGAAAATGGGCCGGTCAGTTCGGAGCAAGGATGCTCGCCATGCCACGTCTCTTCATCGCGGCGCTCCTGTTCGCCGCCTCACCCTTCGCACTCGCCTGCCCTCAGTGGTCGGCCGAACGCGCCGAGCGGGAGATCACCACGCTCGCCGCGCGGATTGCCGAGTGGGACGACGCCTATCATCGCCGCGGCGTCGCGCTCATCGACGACGAACTCTACGACCAGGCGCGCGCTCGGCTGGACAGCTGGCAACGTTGTTTTCCAGGCCCCATCGCCTCGCCCGACGCCCTGGCCACCGCCGGCGGCCCGCTGGTGCATCCGGTGGCCCAGACAGGCTTGAACAAACTCGCCGACGAACGCGCAGTGGCCGACTGGATGCGCACCCGCAAGGACTTATGGATCCAGCCCAAGGTCGACGGCGTGGCCGTGACGCTGGTCTATCGCGATGGCGTCCTGCAGCGCCTGATCAGCCGCGGCGACGGACGCAGCGGCCAGGACTGGACTCGCCACGCCCGGCTGATCCCGACGTTGACCAGGCGCCTGCCGAGCCAGGGCGAGCTGATCCTGCAGGGCGAGCTCTACTGGCGGCTCGACGGCCACATCCAGGCCGAACACGGCAGCGCCAATGCGCGAAGCCTGGTCGCCGGCGCCCTGCGCCGCCAGCGAATCGACCCACAGGTCGGTGAACGCATCGGCCTGTTCGTCTGGGACTGGCCCGGCGGCCCCACCAGCATGCCGGCGCGGCTGGCGCAGCTCGAGGCGCTGGGCTTCGGCCAGAGCAAGGACCTGACCCAGCCGCTGGCGACCCTTGCCGAGGCGCGCGAATGGCGCCAGCGCTGGTACCGCCAGGCGCTGCCCTTTGCTACCGATGGCGTCGTCCTGCGCCAGGCGCAACGCCCGCCGGCCGCGCGCTGGCGCGCCGAACCGCCAGCGTGGGCGGCGGCCTGGAAGTACCCGCTGCGCTCGGCACTGGCGACCGTGCGCACCCTCGAATTCCGTATCGGCCGCACGGGCCGCATCACACCCCTGCTGCAGCTCGAGCCGGTGCAGCTCGACGACCGGCGTATCGGCCGGGTGAGCCTGGGTTCACTCGAGCGCTGGCAGACGCTCGACATCCGTCCCGGCGACCAGATCGCGCTGACTCTGGCCGGGTTGAGCATTCCCCGCGTCGACGGCGTGGTCAGCCGCAGCCCCTTGCGCAGCGCGATTCACGCGCCGGACCCGGCGCGTTATCACCTGCTTAGCTGCCTGCAACCGTCGAAAGGCTGCGAGCAGCAATTTCTGGCCCGCCTGACCTGGCTCTCCGGCGACCGCGCGCTGGCAATGCGCGGCGTCTCGCGCGGAACCTGGCGGATGCTGATGGATGCCGGCCTGCTTGCGCATCTGCTCGCCTGGCTGGAGCTCGACGAGCCCCGCCTGCGCCAGGTACCGGGTATCGGCGCGGCGCGCGCCGAGGCCCTGGCCGCCGCCTTTGCCACGACGCGCCGACAGGAGTTCGCCCATTGGCTGAGCGCCCTCGGCGCCCCGCCCGGAGCTACAGCGCAAGCCGGCGACAACTGGGCGCGCCTGGCCGGCCTCAGCGAAGCGCAGTGGCAGCGACGCCAGGGCATCGGCCCAGGCCGCGCGCGGGCACTGCACCGCTATTTCGGCGATCCGGCGACCCAGGCGCTGGGCCGCTATCTGCAGGCCCAGGGCATCGCCGGCTTCGACACGCCCGACGGCGAGGCACTTTCGGCCGCTGCCGGCAGTCGATAACAGGGTGCCCACTGCCAGAGCGCCACACCATGTCCTATCGGTTCCTGACCGCAGCTGCGCTGCTCGTCAGCAGCCTTGCCACAAGCGCTGCGGAGTTGCCCGAAGCGCACTGCACCGAACAGCGCGAGCGGCTCGGCAATGCGTTGCAAGAGGCACGCCTGCAGGGCGATCAGGTGCGTCAGTCAGCGCTGCAGGACCAGCTGCTGCAGCTCAACGAGCAGTGCCGCGGATTAGTGAGACTGCAGGGCGAACGCGCGCTGGAGCACGGCGCCGCGCGCCAGGTGGCACGCCGGGAAGCCGAACTGCGCGATGCCCTGGCCGGCGGCGATGCCAGGCGCATCGAGAGCAGCAAGCGGCGACTGGACCAGGCTCGGCGCGCCCTGCAGGCGCCCGCCCGCGATCAGTAGATGCGGAATTCCTGATGGCAGGCTTCGCAGGCGTCTTCGACCTGCTGGAAAGCCGGCGCGACGCCCTGCGCCGTGACCGGCTTACGGGTGGTCACCGCCACCAGCGCCGCGGTCTGCTGCTCCAGCGCCCGCGCCAGCTCGTGGAAGCGCTCCTGCTTCTGCCAGACCTCGTCGCGCGCGTCGCTCTGCTCTTCCTTGACCTGTGGGTAATGCTGCCAGGGTTGGCGAGACAACTCGTCCAGCTTGGCGGCACCCGCGGCGAACTTCTGCCCGTCGAAGGCCAGCCGCCCGCGCAACATGCCGCCGAGGTCCTCCTTGGTGTCCAGCATCTGCTGGTAGATCGCCTTGCGCTTGCCGAGCGGGGAATTCGGATCGATGCGATCACAGCCAGCCAGGCCGATCGCAGCGAGGATCACGGACAGACACAACAGTCTCGACTTCATGGTTCACCCTGTGCGGAAAGCAAGGCCGGCGATTATCCCCACTTGGGTCAACGCGGACAAATGCAGCAGGGCTGCTTCAGCGCGACCATTGGCCGCCGGCACGCTCGCAGTCGATCTTGGCCTGGGCACGATCGCTGGCGTGGTAGTGATAGGTGACGATCCGCGCGTCCTGCGGCACCTGCGTCGGCCAGGTCTCTTGCTTGGCCTGCGAGCCGGCGGACTGTTCGTTGGCCAGGGTTTCGGGCGTCATCGGCGCCGAGCACACGCCGAAGTATTCGCCCGGGCAGCTGTCGCGCAGCTCGCGGCGAGAGTTGCCTACCGCCTCGGTATCGCTGCAGACCCAGCGCATCGAATCGCCAGCGTCGATGCCCTGGAACTCGAAACACTTCTCCGTGACCACGGGCGCCGGCACCGCGCCCGACGTCTCGCTGTGAACGTAGCAGGACTGCGCCGCAGCGGGCAGGCTGAGGGTGACAAGCAGGCCAGCGCAGAGCAAAGGCGAAAACCGCTTCATCGGCAAACTCCTGGCGCCGCTTGCCGCGGCGCAATCCGTTCGAACCTGCTGGTGTGACCCCGCCGCAAGCGACGGAGTTCGTGCGGCTGCGCTTGGGAATGCCGCGGGCTGCGGCTATACTCAGCCCGTTTTTCCCGGCCGACTCCGCTTCGGCCGTGCCCGCCACCCAGTCGAGGGGCGCTGCAGCAGGTCAACACCTGTCAGGCTCGACCGGGGCGTTTGTCTAGAACGCATCAACGGCGCCCATTCGCACTAGCCACGAATGGAGACTCATCGCATGAGCGCTGTCATGACGCCTGCCGATTTCAACGACTACAAGGTCGCCGACATTTCCCTGGCCGACTGGGGCCGCCGCGAGATCATCATCGCCGAGTCGGAAATGCCCGCCCTGATGGGCCTGCGCAAGAAGTACGCCGCCGAACAGCCGCTCAAGGGCGCCAAGATCCTCGGCTGCATCCACATGACCATCCAGACCGCCGTGCTGATCGAGACACTGATCGCCCTCGGTGCCGAAGTGCGCTGGTCGTCCTGCAACATCTTCTCGACCCAGGACCAGGCCGCCGCGGCCATTGCCGCTGCCGGCATCCCGGTATTCGCCTGGAAGGGCGAGACCGAAGAGGAATACGAGTGGTGCATCGAGCAGACCATCCTCAAGGACGGGCAGCCGTGGGACGCCAACATGGTGCTCGACGACGGTGGTGACCTGACCCAGATCCTGCACGAGAAGTACCCGCAGGTACTCGAGCGCGTGCACGGCATCACCGAGGAAACCACCACCGGCGTGCACCGCCTGCTCGATATGCTCAAGGGCGGCACCCTGAAAGTGCCGGCGATCAACGTCAACGACTCGGTCACCAAGAGCAAGAACGACAACAAGTACGGCTGCCGCCACAGCCTGAACGACGCCATCAAGCGCGGCACCGACCACCTGCTGTCGGGCAAGCAGGCCCTGGTGATCGGCTACGGCGACGTGGGCAAGGGCTCGGCCGCTTCCCTGCGCCAGGAAGGCATGATCGTCAAGATCACCGAGGTCGACCCGATCTGCGCCATGCAGGCCTGCATGGACGGCTATGAGGTCGTCTCACCTTACCTCAACGGCGAGAACGACGGCACCGAGGCCTCCATCGACAAGGCGCTGCTGGGCAAGATCGACCTGATCGTCACCACCACCGGCAACGTCAACGTCTGCGACGCCAACATGCTCAAGGCGCTGAAGAAGCGCGCCGTGGTGTGCAACATCGGCCACTTCGACAACGAGATCGACACCGCCTTCATGCGCGCCAACTGGGGCTGGGAGGAGGTCAAGCCGCAGGTGCACAAGATCCATCGCACCGGCAAGAGCGTCGATCCGGCCAATGATGACTATCTGATCCTGCTCGCCGAAGGCCGCCTGGTGAACCTGGGCAACGCCACCGGCCACCCGAGCCGGATCATGGACGGCTCCTTCGCCAACCAGGTGCTGGCGCAGATCTACCTGTACAACGAGCGTTTCGCCGACCTGCCGGTGGCCGAAAAGTCGCAGAACGTGACGGTCATGGTCCTGCCGAAGAAGCTCGACGAGGAAGTCGCGGCCGAGATGGTCAAGGGCTTCGGCGGCGTGGTGACCAAGCTGACCGCCAAGCAGGCCGAGTACATCGGCGTCGAGGTCGAAGGCCCGTTCAAGCCGGACAGCTACCGCTACTGATGCACCGGGTGGACAAGGCGCGAAGCGCTTCGCCACCCGACTGAACCTTACGGTGGAAAAGGCCGCGGCATTTTCCACCTACCCAAGCCGCGCATGGCGCAAGGCAAGCGTGACGACCAGTGCACTGCGCTGGCGGCCGTCCCGCCTGCGCTTTCGTCTTGCGCGATAAGAAGGACACGGGCGACGCTGCCCGACTGCTTCTCTGGATTCGCCATGAGCACATCCCACCGCCCCTCGATCAGCTTCGAGTTCTTCCCGACCAAGACCGATGCCGGGCACGAAAAACTGCTGGCCACCGCTCGCCAGCTTGCCGCACAACAACCCGATTTCTTTTCCTGCACCTACGGCGCCGGTGGCTCGACGCGCGACCGCACCCTCAACACCGTGCTGCAGCTCGACAGCGAGGTGAAGGTGCCGACGGCACCGCACCTGTCCTGCGTCGGCGACAGCAAAACCGAGTTGCGGGGCCTGCTGAACCTCTACCGGGACGCCGGCATCCGCCGGATCGTCGCCTTGCGCGGCGACCTGCCTTCGGGCATGGGCCTGGCCAGCGGCGAGCTGCGCTTTGCCAACGAACTGGTGGAGTTCATCCGCAGCGAAACCGGCGATCATTTCCACATCGAGGTCGCCGCCTATCCCGAGATGCACCCGCAGGCGCGCAACTTCGAAGACGACCTGAGCAACTTCGCCCGCAAGGCCCAGGCCGGCGCCGACAGCGCCATCACCCAGTACTTCTTCAACGCCGACTGCTATTTCTACTTCGTCGAGCGGGTGCGCAAGCTCGGCGTCGAGATCCCCATCGTCCCGGGCATCATGCCGATCACCAACTACAGCAAGCTGGCGCGCTTCTCCGACGCCTGCGGCGCGGAAATCCCGCGCTGGGTACGCAAGCAGCTGGAGGCCTACGGTGACGACATCGAGAGCATCCAGGCCTTCGGCGAGCAGGTCATCGCCCAGATGTGCGAGAAGCTCCTGGCCGGCGGCGCGCCGGGGCTGCACTTCTACACGCTGAACCAGGCCGAACCGAGCCTGGCGATCTGCAGCGCGCTGGGACTTTCGCGCTGAATCGGCCTGCGCCGTCGGTGACGGCGGCGCAGTGAACCTGCACAATGCGATGCGGTCCTAGCATTGCGGCGTGCGAAGCTCTGCTATACTCCGCGCTTCCGCCAGGCCTTACGTCCGGATGCCGCCCTTCTTCACCGCGGCAGAACCGGACGGGATCGCACGCCAGTCGCGATTCGAGCCCGGCATGATCATCCCAGGGCCAAGCCCTCTACAAGACAGGATCTCTCATGTCCTTTGCTTCCCTCGGTCTCTCCGAGGCTTTGGCCGGTGCCGTCGAGGCCGCCGGTTACACCCAGCCTACCCCCGTGCAACAGCGGGCCATTCCCGCCGTGTTGCAAGGCCGCGACCTGATGGTTGCCGCCCAGACCGGCACCGGCAAGACGGGCGGCTTCGCCCTTCCGGTGCTCGAACTGCTGTTCCCCAACGGCCACCCGGACCGCGAACACCGCCACGGACCGAAGCAGCCACGCGTTCTGGTGCTGACACCGACCCGTGAGCTCGCCGCCCAGGTACACGACAGCTTCAAGCTCTACGCCCGTGACCTGCCGCTGAAAAGCGCGGTGATCTTCGGCGGTGTCGGCATGAATCCGCAGATCCAGGCCCTGGCCAAGGGGCTTGACGTACTCGTCGCCTGCCCCGGCCGCCTGCTCGATCTGGCCGGCCAGAACGCCGTCGATCTGTCCCATGTGGAAATCCTCGTGCTCGACGAGGCCGACCGGATGCTCGACATGGGCTTCATCCACGACGTCAAGAAAGTCCTGGCGCGGTTGCCGGCCCAACGGCAGAACCTGCTGTTCTCGGCGACCTTCTCCAAGGACATCATCGACCTCGCCAACAAGCTGCTGCGCGACCCGGAACGCATCGAGGTCACACCGCCGAACACCACGGTCGAGCGTATCGAGCAGCGGGTTTTCCGCATTGCCGCCAGCCACAAGCGCGCCCTGCTCGCCCACCTGATCACCCAGGGCGCCTGGGAGCAGGTGCTGGTCTTCACCCGTACCAAGCACGGCGCCAACCGCCTGGCCGAATACCTGGAGAAGCACGGCCTGTCGGCTGCGGCGATCCATGGCAACAAGAGCCAGAATGCCCGCACCAAGGCGCTGGCCGACTTCAAGGCCAACGCGATTCGCATCCTCGTGGCCACCGACATCGCCGCCCGCGGCCTGGACATCGACCAGTTGCCGCACGTCGTCAACTTCGAACTGCCGAACGTCGAGGAAGACTACGTGCACCGCATCGGCCGCACCGGCCGCGCCGGGCGCAGTGGCGAGGCGATTTCGCTGGTGGCCCCGGACGAGGAAAAGCTGCTCAAGGGCATCGAGCGGCTGACCAAGCAGAACATTCCTGCTGGCGACATGATGGGCTTCGACGCTGCTGCCGTGGAGGCAGAGAAGCCGGAAGTGCGTGAGCCGCGCCAGCCTCGCCAGGCCCGCGGTGAGCGCAAGCCGCGCACCGAGAAGCCGGAAGCGACCGCCGCAGGCGAAGAGAAGAAGCCACGCAACCGCCGCGGCAAGGGCAAGGCGAAGAAGCCTCGTGAAGGTGCTGGCGAACCCACCCAGGCGATCACCCGCCCGCCGCAGCTGCCGCCCGACCGCGACCCCGAAGAGTTTCTCGACGACGAGGTGGACAACTTCGGCAACCGGGTCGACTACGTCAGCCCGTACCAGAACAAGCCAGGCCGCGGCCGCCGCCCGGCATCGGGCAATACCGGCCAGCCGCGCGCCGCTGGCGCGGGTGCCGGCTCCAATTCAGGTCGTGGCGCCGGCGGTGCCGGCCGCCCGAAGGGCAAGGGCCAAGGTCAAGGTGCCAAGGGTCAGGGGCAGGGCCAGGGCCGCAACGGTTCACGGCGCAACGCCGACAACCGCCGCCGCGAGCCGGAGGTCGCCGCCCGCCAGCAGGAAGTGGCCAAGCCGGAAAAACAGCCGGTGATCATCCACAAGTCGCGCGGCGGCGTGATCAGCGCCGAGATGCTTGACCAGCTGCCGTCATCGCGAAAGCGCGAGGGCGAAAAGCCTGCGCTGCTGACGCGCAACCGCTGATCGACGAGACGAAAAAGCCGCCTGCAAGGGCGGCTTTTTTTTAGGTTCATCGCGCTTTCCCGGGGAAGGCGGCCTTGATTTTCAGGAAGAAGTACTCCGAGTCCCGGAATCCATAGGCCATGCGCTT is part of the Stutzerimonas balearica DSM 6083 genome and harbors:
- a CDS encoding ABC transporter ATP-binding protein, which translates into the protein MQSVISIQQLTKTYASGHPALKRIDLEIHRGEIFALLGPNGAGKTTLISIICGIVNPGGGRVLVDGHDIVREYRASRSKIGLVPQELYNEGFESVWATVRFSRGLFGKAPDDAYIEKLLRDLSLWDKRDARILDLSGGMKRRVMIAKALSHEPTILFLDEPTAGVDVELRRDMWEMVRGLRERGVTIILTTHYIEEAEEMADRIGVINRGEIILVEDKAVLMHKLGKKQLTLILQRPLERVPEALAAYRLELSADGTQLVYTFDAQHEHTGIAELLRRLDEHGIDFKDLQSSQSSLEEIFVSLVKGSRT
- a CDS encoding ferredoxin reductase family protein is translated as MKPIKLTFIGLFAALVALWLMADDLLIEPLKFWPLRSTMVHFSGVLVMGAMSVAIFLAARPVRMEPLFDGLDKTYRLHKWLGIASLVLAVIHWGWAQIPKWLVGFGWLERPARRGARQAQEGLAGLLQSQRGLAETIGEWAFYGAALLIVLALIKRFPYRWFFKTHRWLAALYLLLVFHSVVLMPFAYWRTPLGLVMGLLLAAGSWAAVLSLSRQVGRKHKVVGRIEQLTYHKDNRVLQVDIGLEGAWPGHKAGQFAFVTFDPAEGPHPFSISSAWRNDGKLTFAIKGIGDYTRSLPQRLQQDDAVTVEGPYGCFDFRGRRNEQIWVAGGIGIAPFIGRLQALALTGGGSNVELFYCTSEPDQAFIERIRQLAEQARVRLHLMVSRQDGRLTPERLRQMAPSWKNADVWFCGPASFGQSLRDDLIARGLSLQDFHQELFNMR
- the ligB gene encoding NAD-dependent DNA ligase LigB, producing MPRLFIAALLFAASPFALACPQWSAERAEREITTLAARIAEWDDAYHRRGVALIDDELYDQARARLDSWQRCFPGPIASPDALATAGGPLVHPVAQTGLNKLADERAVADWMRTRKDLWIQPKVDGVAVTLVYRDGVLQRLISRGDGRSGQDWTRHARLIPTLTRRLPSQGELILQGELYWRLDGHIQAEHGSANARSLVAGALRRQRIDPQVGERIGLFVWDWPGGPTSMPARLAQLEALGFGQSKDLTQPLATLAEAREWRQRWYRQALPFATDGVVLRQAQRPPAARWRAEPPAWAAAWKYPLRSALATVRTLEFRIGRTGRITPLLQLEPVQLDDRRIGRVSLGSLERWQTLDIRPGDQIALTLAGLSIPRVDGVVSRSPLRSAIHAPDPARYHLLSCLQPSKGCEQQFLARLTWLSGDRALAMRGVSRGTWRMLMDAGLLAHLLAWLELDEPRLRQVPGIGAARAEALAAAFATTRRQEFAHWLSALGAPPGATAQAGDNWARLAGLSEAQWQRRQGIGPGRARALHRYFGDPATQALGRYLQAQGIAGFDTPDGEALSAAAGSR
- a CDS encoding DUF1090 family protein, whose product is MSYRFLTAAALLVSSLATSAAELPEAHCTEQRERLGNALQEARLQGDQVRQSALQDQLLQLNEQCRGLVRLQGERALEHGAARQVARREAELRDALAGGDARRIESSKRRLDQARRALQAPARDQ
- a CDS encoding c-type cytochrome, encoding MKSRLLCLSVILAAIGLAGCDRIDPNSPLGKRKAIYQQMLDTKEDLGGMLRGRLAFDGQKFAAGAAKLDELSRQPWQHYPQVKEEQSDARDEVWQKQERFHELARALEQQTAALVAVTTRKPVTAQGVAPAFQQVEDACEACHQEFRIY
- the ahcY gene encoding adenosylhomocysteinase, whose translation is MSAVMTPADFNDYKVADISLADWGRREIIIAESEMPALMGLRKKYAAEQPLKGAKILGCIHMTIQTAVLIETLIALGAEVRWSSCNIFSTQDQAAAAIAAAGIPVFAWKGETEEEYEWCIEQTILKDGQPWDANMVLDDGGDLTQILHEKYPQVLERVHGITEETTTGVHRLLDMLKGGTLKVPAINVNDSVTKSKNDNKYGCRHSLNDAIKRGTDHLLSGKQALVIGYGDVGKGSAASLRQEGMIVKITEVDPICAMQACMDGYEVVSPYLNGENDGTEASIDKALLGKIDLIVTTTGNVNVCDANMLKALKKRAVVCNIGHFDNEIDTAFMRANWGWEEVKPQVHKIHRTGKSVDPANDDYLILLAEGRLVNLGNATGHPSRIMDGSFANQVLAQIYLYNERFADLPVAEKSQNVTVMVLPKKLDEEVAAEMVKGFGGVVTKLTAKQAEYIGVEVEGPFKPDSYRY
- the metF gene encoding methylenetetrahydrofolate reductase [NAD(P)H] codes for the protein MSTSHRPSISFEFFPTKTDAGHEKLLATARQLAAQQPDFFSCTYGAGGSTRDRTLNTVLQLDSEVKVPTAPHLSCVGDSKTELRGLLNLYRDAGIRRIVALRGDLPSGMGLASGELRFANELVEFIRSETGDHFHIEVAAYPEMHPQARNFEDDLSNFARKAQAGADSAITQYFFNADCYFYFVERVRKLGVEIPIVPGIMPITNYSKLARFSDACGAEIPRWVRKQLEAYGDDIESIQAFGEQVIAQMCEKLLAGGAPGLHFYTLNQAEPSLAICSALGLSR
- a CDS encoding DEAD/DEAH box helicase; protein product: MSFASLGLSEALAGAVEAAGYTQPTPVQQRAIPAVLQGRDLMVAAQTGTGKTGGFALPVLELLFPNGHPDREHRHGPKQPRVLVLTPTRELAAQVHDSFKLYARDLPLKSAVIFGGVGMNPQIQALAKGLDVLVACPGRLLDLAGQNAVDLSHVEILVLDEADRMLDMGFIHDVKKVLARLPAQRQNLLFSATFSKDIIDLANKLLRDPERIEVTPPNTTVERIEQRVFRIAASHKRALLAHLITQGAWEQVLVFTRTKHGANRLAEYLEKHGLSAAAIHGNKSQNARTKALADFKANAIRILVATDIAARGLDIDQLPHVVNFELPNVEEDYVHRIGRTGRAGRSGEAISLVAPDEEKLLKGIERLTKQNIPAGDMMGFDAAAVEAEKPEVREPRQPRQARGERKPRTEKPEATAAGEEKKPRNRRGKGKAKKPREGAGEPTQAITRPPQLPPDRDPEEFLDDEVDNFGNRVDYVSPYQNKPGRGRRPASGNTGQPRAAGAGAGSNSGRGAGGAGRPKGKGQGQGAKGQGQGQGRNGSRRNADNRRREPEVAARQQEVAKPEKQPVIIHKSRGGVISAEMLDQLPSSRKREGEKPALLTRNR